A window of Lentibacillus sp. Marseille-P4043 contains these coding sequences:
- a CDS encoding zinc ribbon domain-containing protein, giving the protein MKYCKNCGHSLKEEAQFCPECGTTVQKAVETDQISKQNKPVENQSVHTANTQKTQDTRQNRTKKPFFKSKKSKVITIIAVILVIALFGSYYTINKIMMSPEAVSDRFIQAVKEKDVTQLRNFINEGQLEMDATKADVKTFLAFLEDRPQMITAISDQLKKDVQKLDTSSNDTLAASDSNDHTLANLKKDGKKWLLFDHYVVQVLPVYLEVSSTEDKTTILIGDKEVGTVNSENEKKLGPFLPGIYNVKAVVEGNYGKVENTQEVDFSNLEELEAASSFDFSDNYVELYSDNGDAVLYVNEKSTKKTINNIGKLGPIPMNGSVEVFAQKKFATGVKKSDKVKITEDTYDLDLNLGYDDYDEEYELTQAEMEKQVKLEEQSDEVIETIYDHYKRISNDDFKSAYNLFSSNMKDKFGVDGWAKGLKANISDDVTFVEVESIDGDSAKAYLEMTSYDNQEDDSTLVSEWEGYWTLVKESGKWRLDETELEKVDSWTE; this is encoded by the coding sequence ATGAAGTATTGCAAGAACTGTGGGCATTCACTGAAGGAAGAGGCTCAGTTCTGTCCAGAATGTGGGACAACCGTACAAAAAGCGGTAGAGACCGACCAAATATCGAAGCAAAATAAGCCAGTGGAAAATCAATCTGTACATACAGCAAATACGCAAAAAACGCAAGATACTCGGCAAAACAGGACAAAGAAACCTTTTTTCAAAAGTAAAAAATCAAAAGTAATTACGATTATCGCGGTTATTCTTGTGATCGCTTTGTTTGGAAGCTATTATACAATTAATAAAATAATGATGAGTCCTGAGGCTGTGTCAGACCGATTTATTCAAGCCGTGAAAGAAAAAGATGTGACTCAACTTAGAAACTTTATCAATGAAGGGCAATTGGAAATGGACGCAACAAAGGCGGATGTGAAAACTTTTCTAGCATTTTTAGAGGATCGTCCACAAATGATTACGGCAATTTCCGATCAATTGAAAAAGGATGTTCAAAAGCTGGATACGAGTTCAAATGACACGCTAGCTGCCTCTGATTCAAATGACCATACTCTAGCAAATTTGAAAAAGGATGGGAAAAAGTGGCTCTTGTTTGATCATTATGTTGTTCAAGTTCTACCAGTTTACCTGGAGGTTTCGTCAACAGAAGACAAAACGACTATTCTTATTGGTGATAAAGAGGTTGGAACGGTAAATAGTGAAAATGAAAAGAAACTTGGACCCTTTTTGCCTGGAATCTATAACGTAAAAGCTGTTGTAGAAGGAAATTATGGAAAAGTAGAAAACACGCAAGAAGTAGATTTTTCAAATTTAGAAGAACTAGAGGCTGCTTCTTCCTTTGACTTCTCGGATAATTATGTGGAACTGTATTCGGATAATGGTGATGCGGTCCTATATGTAAATGAAAAAAGCACGAAAAAAACGATTAATAACATCGGAAAATTAGGCCCTATCCCAATGAATGGCTCCGTGGAAGTTTTTGCACAAAAGAAATTCGCAACAGGTGTTAAAAAAAGTGATAAGGTGAAGATTACCGAAGACACCTATGATCTAGATTTGAATCTTGGTTACGATGATTATGATGAAGAATATGAATTGACGCAAGCAGAAATGGAAAAACAAGTAAAACTAGAAGAACAATCGGATGAGGTAATAGAAACAATTTATGACCATTACAAACGAATTTCTAATGATGATTTTAAGTCTGCATACAACTTGTTTTCTTCTAACATGAAAGATAAATTTGGTGTAGACGGCTGGGCAAAAGGCTTGAAAGCAAATATCAGTGATGATGTGACATTCGTGGAGGTCGAAAGTATTGACGGTGATTCGGCAAAAGCATATTTGGAAATGACGTCCTATGATAATCAGGAGGATGATTCAACGCTTGTTTCGGAATGGGAAGGATACTGGACACTTGTAAAGGAAAGCGGAAAGTGGAGATTAGATGAAACGGAATTAGAAAAGGTGGATTCTTGGACGGAATGA
- a CDS encoding glycoside hydrolase family 3 N-terminal domain-containing protein, whose protein sequence is MGIRIYQSFHSEEVAEVDSMENTSENHGKENHLAATKEISIQPKDHESVEPDVDEKITSLLESMTLKEKIGQLMVVGFQSTEVDESIKTMIEDYHVGGVILYERNMETPEQVTALNADLQTLAKDSMHGIPLIISVDQEGGDIVRMRDHVSPIPAQQEIGKEGDKEKAFSIAKRSGEELADMGFNVNYAPVLDLSATDTRSFGEDPEKAYQFGKQVITGFAESSVVGTLKHFPGNGRSNIDPHVESSSVDAGKNVLEGSDIYPFKRMIEEVDQNKYFVMVTHFIYPAYDKKLPASISPVIVKQLLREKLGYEGIVVTDDLEMGAVSNLYAYEELGYRAVKAGADLLLVCHTLESQEQVYNGILDAVKNGKLSEAEIDDSVRRVLEFKLG, encoded by the coding sequence TTGGGAATTAGAATCTATCAAAGTTTTCATTCAGAGGAAGTAGCTGAGGTAGATTCCATGGAAAATACGTCGGAGAATCATGGGAAAGAAAACCATTTAGCAGCAACGAAAGAAATTTCAATTCAACCAAAGGATCATGAATCGGTAGAACCCGATGTCGATGAAAAAATTACATCGCTTTTGGAATCGATGACGTTGAAAGAAAAGATTGGTCAACTAATGGTCGTTGGTTTTCAAAGTACAGAAGTCGATGAATCGATTAAAACAATGATTGAAGACTATCATGTTGGCGGTGTTATTCTCTATGAGCGCAACATGGAAACACCTGAGCAAGTCACGGCTTTAAATGCAGATCTGCAAACCTTAGCGAAGGATTCCATGCATGGTATTCCTCTGATTATAAGCGTCGATCAAGAGGGTGGAGATATTGTCCGAATGCGCGATCATGTATCACCTATACCAGCACAACAGGAAATTGGCAAAGAAGGCGATAAAGAGAAAGCTTTTTCAATTGCCAAGCGATCTGGAGAAGAATTAGCTGACATGGGATTTAATGTTAACTATGCACCAGTCCTAGATTTATCAGCGACAGATACCCGTTCATTTGGAGAGGACCCGGAAAAAGCTTACCAGTTTGGAAAACAAGTGATAACCGGTTTTGCCGAATCGTCTGTTGTAGGAACGTTGAAGCATTTTCCTGGGAATGGTCGAAGCAACATCGATCCCCATGTAGAATCATCTTCTGTGGATGCAGGGAAAAATGTTTTGGAAGGCAGCGATATTTATCCTTTTAAAAGAATGATAGAAGAGGTTGACCAAAACAAGTATTTTGTGATGGTAACCCATTTCATTTATCCAGCTTATGACAAAAAACTTCCGGCGAGTATTTCCCCTGTTATTGTTAAACAATTGCTGCGGGAGAAGTTGGGATATGAAGGGATTGTCGTTACCGATGATTTGGAAATGGGAGCAGTGAGTAATTTATATGCGTATGAAGAATTAGGATACCGCGCTGTAAAAGCTGGTGCCGATCTCTTACTTGTCTGTCATACCCTTGAAAGCCAAGAACAGGTATATAACGGGATTTTGGATGCTGTTAAAAATGGAAAGCTATCAGAAGCGGAAATTGACGATTCGGTGAGGAGAGTTTTGGAGTTTAAGTTGGGGTAG